The Synergistaceae bacterium sequence CCCGGCGACCCCGAGGGATTCTTCGAGGCTGATGATCTTGGATCGTGCCTCCGGCGCAATCACGCACAGGCAGTTTTATGACCTCGGGAAGTGTCTTCGTCCAGGCGACCTGCTGGTGCTGAACGATACCAGGGTGATGCGTGCCCGCCTTCACGGCGTGAAACTCCACGGAGGCGCCAGGGTGGAGATCCTGCTGTTGAAGGCCTTGGACGGCGGGCGGAAGGAATGGGAGGCACTTGTGAAACCGGGCAGAAGGCTCCGCCGTGGAACACTCATAAGCCTGAGCGACGGGACGGAGTTAACGGTAGGGGAGCGCACTGCCGCAGGCGATGGAGTACGTTCCGTGCTCTTCCCCGACGGTGTTGATGTCGACGAGCTGCTGGACAGGATCGGTGAGACGCCTCTGCCACCCTA is a genomic window containing:
- a CDS encoding S-adenosylmethionine:tRNA ribosyltransferase-isomerase translates to MSGLFDIESYDYSLPEELIAQNPATPRDSSRLMILDRASGAITHRQFYDLGKCLRPGDLLVLNDTRVMRARLHGVKLHGGARVEILLLKALDGGRKEWEALVKPGRRLRRGTLISLSDGTELTVGERTAAGDGVRSVLFPDGVDVDELLDRIGETPLPPYITRSDAPASAYQTVFAAHDGSSAAPTASLHFTEALLERVKDETGVSITWVTLHVGLGTFRPVKCSDIRDHVIHHESCMVPR